In the Magnetococcales bacterium genome, TGCCGGTGAGATGCCTGCCCTCTTTCGCCAGGGAGTCATTCTCTGGCTGGTGCGGCTGTTGGGTGGTCGGGCCGCGATCCAGCTCCACGCTCTTCAGGTCTCCGACTATCTCAATCACCCCCTGAAACGCCGCCTCTTTCTCACCTTTATTTCAGGTGCAAATGTGGTGTGCGTTCTCACCCCATGGTGGCAACAACGCTTGACCGAGGCGGGGGTTAAAAAGCCCCTTGCAGTCATTCCCAACCCTCTTCCCGCCAGCCTGGAAACAATTGCCCAGCAGCCCATTCCATCCCTGCCCCCCCCAAAACCAAGCGAAAATCCCAACCCCGGGATCACCCTCCTGGCCATCACCCGCCTGGTACCTGGCAAAGGGATCAAGGAGGTCATAAAAGCCCTCACTTACCTTCCAGACACCTTCCGGTTGATCGTGGCCGGAGATGGCGAAAACCGCCAGATGCTGGAAACCTATTGCCACACCCTGAATCTGGACAGCCGGGTGCAGTTTACCGGCTGGGTGAGCGGGAAAGATAAAGAAGATTTATTCAAAAATTCGGATATATTGTGCCTCCCCTCCCAGTGCGACTCTTTTGGGATCGTATTTGTGGAGTCGATGGGGTATGGTTTGCCGGTTGTGGCTCTTGATTCCGGCCCTATTGGGGATGTGGTCCCTCATGGTCGGGGAGGCCTGCTGGTCAAGCAAAACGACCCGGCCACATTGGTCGCTGCCATTCGCTCCCTGGAAAACCCTGAAAAACGCCTCTCCCTGGGCCAATCTGCCAAGAGATGGGTGCTGGAGCAATTTTCAGCCAGGGTGGTGGGAGCGCGTTTGGAAAAGCTATTCATGGATTAACCCGGGACAATCCCAACGGCTGATCCATGATTTACATTTATTATTCAATAATTTCGGCGATTAGAAGCCTGATATGGATTGAGGTTTAACCCCAGGGATGGCCACTGAAAAATCTGACATATCCCAACCGCAGATCCAGGAGATAAACGACCTGGCCCTTCGGCTGGAGACCCACTTTACCCAAACCAATACCGCCACCTTTGACCCGGCTGATCTCTTTGGCACCCCCTACGGTATTCTGGTCAAAAAAATCTGGTACCGGAACAAATATCTGGCGGTGCTGCCTGCCCTGCCGCTGTTGCTGGTGGATTTTTTACTGCCGGGCCTGAAGAGGCTGTTTGTCAAAAAACGCCAACACGCCATTTGTCTGGCCCACTGGGGTTTGGGTTGCCTGAACCTGGCGGAAGTCCATCCGGAACGAAAGGATGAATTCCTGGAGAAGGCCAAATCCTGCCTGAAGACCATCAACGATTTGGCGGTAGAAACCCCCAACGGCCTTGGCTGGGGAATTCACCTGAATTGGCAGACCATCGACGGTCTGATCCCGGCCAACACCCCCTGCCACACCCAGACCGCCTATGTCTTCGAACTCCTGGATCGACTGAACAAAATCGAGCCTTCGTCAGAATATGACGCGCTCCTGGCAAAAATTGTCCAACACACCGCCCACGACTACCGGCAGGTAGACCTCCCCACTGTGGATGGCCCCATTACCGGCTATTCCATCGTCGATGAACGCACGGTGGTCAACTCCCAAAGCTATCGGGCCATGATCCTGATCCGGGGTTATCAGCTCCTTCGGGATCCGCTGCTGCTGAATCATTTCAACCCCTCTCTTGATTTCGTTCTCCAGTCTCAAAACCCCGACGGCTCCTGGCCTTATGCCGTCAAGGAAAGCTTTATCGACTGCTACCATACCTGCTTCGTTTTGAAAAACCTGTTTAAGATTGAAAAAA is a window encoding:
- a CDS encoding glycosyltransferase family 4 protein, which translates into the protein MGTGSQGKERPFILVTGTDPESQAGGIANALPGYLAALDFAGFEWRFIRTHHPTDPGSRFGIWFVALFRITRQLLKLRFRGIKVQHYGHAGEMPALFRQGVILWLVRLLGGRAAIQLHALQVSDYLNHPLKRRLFLTFISGANVVCVLTPWWQQRLTEAGVKKPLAVIPNPLPASLETIAQQPIPSLPPPKPSENPNPGITLLAITRLVPGKGIKEVIKALTYLPDTFRLIVAGDGENRQMLETYCHTLNLDSRVQFTGWVSGKDKEDLFKNSDILCLPSQCDSFGIVFVESMGYGLPVVALDSGPIGDVVPHGRGGLLVKQNDPATLVAAIRSLENPEKRLSLGQSAKRWVLEQFSARVVGARLEKLFMD